GAGCACTGGTGGCTGTCACTGTGCAGAATGACACTTCCCcgggggggaagggaggatgggGAGTGAGCTGCAGGGTGTTCCGTGGAGCGACCCCTTCACCGTCTACCCTGCCCTCCGTGTCTTCATTTTGGTGGACCGAAAACTCTCCTTGGAGTAGCAGGGCTGATGGGAACTAACACTTAACAGGTGTTTGTCACATTATCACCATCTCACTGTTAGAACATTTAAGGAAGCCTCGCTTCCTGAGGGAGGGAGTTTAATTCCAATTCGGAGTTTAGCTCAGTGTTGGGGGGACCCTTTCAGCACGAGCGAGCGCTTGTTAGTGCACAGGTGGTAGTTTCACACTGAAGCTCAGGAAGCCCGGGGCTCTCTGGGGGAGATGGCTCGCAAACAGTGCACCTTGCATTCaggtttttcttcccttctcaagAGGAAACAGCTGCCAGTGATGTATTGCAGGGCGAAGAGAGAACCCAAGGCCCAGAGGGGTCTGTACccattgtggggggggggagcccttctcttttctcccaaaTCTGGGAAGCAGTTGAGAACATGTGAGAACACAATTTAGCATCTGACCTCCCCACTCTTGTATTTTTCCTAGAAACAGGAAAAACGTGCATGGATATTGAGCATGTGGGGTTTGGACTTACTAAACACATTAGCAGAGTGATTCTTTATTCAGCCTAAGCTGGGAAGGTGCAGAGAGGCAGTTAGCAATCACCGAAGGTATCCGTTTCAGTTTTCGGCTTTGCACGTTGGGGACCGAAAAACATCCCTTGAGGTATGTGGCAGCAAGAGTGTCTCGACTCTTCCTTTGGCTGTTGGTGTTCTCAGTCCTGAGATACCTTTCCCTGATGGCCCCCACTTTGGTTTGCTGGCTAATCAGCCAGGGGGTGGGATGCCACATGTGGTAGCAGTTACCGGTGCACACCGAGTGCTTACTGTGACCGTGAGTGCCCGACATCCATCCTTCACCTTCAGTCAGTGAGATGAGCGTCCCCCATCCTGAGACTCAGAGCggggagcagcctggccaggggTGGGATTGATACTCCACCCAGCCCGTCTCCAGTGTGGGTTCTTAATCTCTCTGCTACGTGGCAGGAATGCATTAGACTTGTAATAGAACGTGGACCTGGCTATTGTCATCAGATTAGAAGAAGCAGGATGCACAGAGGGTTTCAGCTGGGGGACGTGGCGGGAGTTTATAGACCCTGGCAGCCTGCCAGCGGGGCTCTGCACACACAGTACTTTTAGGTTAATCAGGGCCCCAACCGTCAGTAAAACACTCGGTGGTGCAGCCCCTCTTGTCTGGTTTGGAGACAGAGACCCGGAAGGGCTTTTATTTCCATTCTGTCTCATCGTGTCACTTTCACAACCTCATGGGTGAGGCCAAGGGAGTCGTCTCTCGAGTGGGCAGACAGGAGTGGCCCCGTGTCTGCCAGGGCTGTGACCACAGAGGGCCCACTTCCTTTTCCGGTTGGATGTAAGCCTGGCCCATGTCAGGAGGGCAAGAGGGAGTAAGGATGACGGAGCGCTGTGAAAACGGACAGTAAATGGAGAACGTGCAATTTTAAAGTGCCTGTGCCACTTTTAAAGTGCTTTTGAATCCATGTCTCTGAAAGGGCACAGAGACTGAAGGAGAAgaagcacttattatgtgcctaCCATGAAAGAGCATAGTGGAATGGATAGGTATCACTCTGAGGGCAGATGGGGGTTGTGTCCCTGCCGTGGCTGCATGAACTTGGGGGAGTGAggggacctctctgagcctcggtttcctcatctgcaaagtgggcaCTGTAGCACCTCCAAGGGGGAGAATATGGGTGGGGTTACGGTAATCGTCAGAGGGTGCTTGATGCCGATGAAACGCTGCTGGTTTTGGGAAATGGGAGTGGCGGTAAAATGAGGGGAGAATACCAAGCTGGAGAAGGGTGTCCCCTGCCAACAAGGACCTTACAGAACTGTCTGTGACTTTATGTTTCAGGTGAGGACTTTTCCAGATGTAAAAAGATtcatgctgtttgtttttttctttcatcccagGGTTGGACTTCCTGGAGAATCATTTCACGGGGACCGGCACTGCTTGCTGCTGTGACATGAGGCGGCTCCCTGCACTCTCCCCACAGTGACTTTTGCCTGGAGAGGAGCGGTGTGCACGGGTGGCCTCGGTGTTCGTCCATGCAGCCCCTGGCAGGACCCGAGGAACCGGGGCGGCCatgcctccccccgcccctgctgccccctgctaACCTGCACCGCGTGGGCGCCCCTGGGACCCCAGAGGACTGACTATCTGACCTTGCTTCACACCCTCTACAACAACCGCCCCAAGATGTCGCTCGAGTGGCTGGTGGCCTGGAGCTGGTCGCTGGACGGCCTGCGGGACTGCATCGCCACGGGCATCCAGTCCGTGAGGGACTGCGACACCACCGCCGTGGCCACGGTGGCCGGCCTGCTGGTCCTGTTCGTGTGGTACTGCTACCGCGTGGGCCGGGAGCAGCCCCGGCCCTACGTCTCCGTCAATGCCCTCATGCAGGGCGCGGACGCCGACGGGCTGCAGAACGGGTACGTGTACTGCCAGTCCCCCGAGTGCGTGCGCTGCACCCACAACGAGGGCCTCAACCAGAAGCTCTACCACAACCTGCAGGAGTACGCCAAGCGCTACTCCTGGTCCGGCATGGGCCGCATCCACAAGGGCATCCGCGAGCAGGGCCGCTACCTCAACAGCCGGCCCTCCATCCAGAAGCCCGAGGTCTTCTTCCTGCCCGACCTGCCCACCACGCCCTACTTCCCCCGGGACGCGCAGAAGCACGACGTGGAGCTGCTGGAGCGGAACTTCCAGACCATCCTGTGCGAGTTCGAGGCCCTGTACAAGGCCTTCTCGAACTGcagcctgccccagggctggaagATGAACAGCACGCCCAGCGGGGAGTGGGTCACCTTCTACCTGGTCAACCAGGGGGTTTGCGTCCCCAGGAACTGCAGGAAGTGCCCACGGACGTACCGCTTGCTCGGAAGCCTTCGGACCTGTATCGGGAACAATGTGTTTGGGAACGCGTGCATCTCCGTGCTGAGCCCCGGGACTGTGATCACGGAGCACTACGGGCCCACCAACATCCGCATCCGGTGCCACTTAGGTAGGTCTCGGGGCGGGTCTCCCAACACGCACCCGACACGCACCCTCCTGGGCGGAGTCGGCCTGGCCGCCAGCTCGGTCGGCAGGGGTGCACTTCCCTCACAGTTCCCACTGCATTTCCGTCACCCAGTGACGAGTCACATGTACACCGTTTCCGCCGGCAGGGACTGGGTCACAGAAGACCCTGGTGGTCAGTAGGAACCTAGTTTCTGGCAGAGGCCGCACCCGAAGgagctttccacagtggcagaaACGGTCCCCGTGCGCACTGACGTGGCAGCCGCTCGCCCCCGGGACTGTTGAGTGCTTGGCATGTGACTGGTGCCCCTGAGGGGTCCGTTTTAACTTCCTCTAAGTTGAAATCTCAGTGGCCACACATGGCTAGTGGCCGCTGTGGGGCGCAGGGAGCTGCAGAGCCGAAGGCTGTTGCGGTGATCCCTGAGGCTTGTGGTGACATCAGGAGGCTGAGTACCTTCTGAATTTGCCGAGAGGAGGTGGTGCTTGGCGGCGATTTTACCCAGATTCTCGGGAAAGGGTGGAGCGTGCACAGTGCACGTCTCAGTGGTGTTGAGAGCAGGTTGGTCAGACTGCCTGTGTGCGCGTCCTGGCCCCTCCACGGGCTGGCGGTGTGACCAGGGGCAGGTTGCCGCACCGCTCCGAGCCTGAGTTTCCTTGTTTGGAAAGTGGAGGGAAAAGATCATCGTCTTCAGAGAATGTGTATTGTAAAGCATTTGTGCCCACAGAGTGTGACGGAGAGAGAGTACTTAGTGGAAGTGGGCTAGAAAACAGTGTGGGGAATGGGGATATTAGCCCCCAGAATGCCGCCTTTGTTCCTGGTGAGTCGTGACAGTGGCTTGGTTACCAGGATGCTGGTGCCATGGTTGGCATCCCAGACTAGAGGAAGGTCCCGGGAGCCTCGGTGAGGCTCGGCGAGGCTCTGGGAAGTTGGCGGCACTGCCTTGGCatcagggtggagggagggaacccCCGATGAGCCCCTGCAGGCCAGAGCGGGGGGCCCCAACCAGTTCTAC
The genomic region above belongs to Phyllostomus discolor isolate MPI-MPIP mPhyDis1 chromosome 13, mPhyDis1.pri.v3, whole genome shotgun sequence and contains:
- the ASPHD2 gene encoding aspartate beta-hydroxylase domain-containing protein 2: MSLEWLVAWSWSLDGLRDCIATGIQSVRDCDTTAVATVAGLLVLFVWYCYRVGREQPRPYVSVNALMQGADADGLQNGYVYCQSPECVRCTHNEGLNQKLYHNLQEYAKRYSWSGMGRIHKGIREQGRYLNSRPSIQKPEVFFLPDLPTTPYFPRDAQKHDVELLERNFQTILCEFEALYKAFSNCSLPQGWKMNSTPSGEWVTFYLVNQGVCVPRNCRKCPRTYRLLGSLRTCIGNNVFGNACISVLSPGTVITEHYGPTNIRIRCHLGLKTPSGCELVVGGEPQCWAEGRCLLFDDSFLHMALHGGSAEDGPRVVFMVDLWHPNVAAAERQALDFIFAPGR